In Chitinophagales bacterium, a single genomic region encodes these proteins:
- a CDS encoding YdeI/OmpD-associated family protein: MSISEIEHYYPKTKEQWRNWLAKNHVHKDAVWLIMYKQSTNKPSVTWSDAVDEALCFGWIDSIKKTLDEERTIQFFSKRKPNSTWSKINKQKVSILIEKGLMTHAGLACIQIAKQNGSWCILDSVEALEIPADLKEALTAHANAMNFFLSLSKSTKKALLQWIVLAKRAETREKRIQEVATLASKQQKPKQF, from the coding sequence ATGTCTATCAGCGAAATAGAACACTATTACCCCAAAACTAAAGAGCAGTGGAGAAATTGGTTGGCAAAAAACCATGTTCATAAAGATGCCGTTTGGCTCATTATGTATAAACAAAGTACCAACAAACCTAGCGTAACTTGGAGCGATGCCGTAGATGAAGCCTTATGCTTTGGTTGGATTGACAGTATAAAGAAAACACTGGATGAAGAAAGAACCATCCAATTTTTTAGCAAGCGAAAACCCAACAGCACTTGGTCTAAAATAAACAAGCAGAAAGTATCTATCCTTATTGAAAAAGGACTTATGACTCATGCAGGTCTAGCGTGCATTCAAATTGCAAAACAAAATGGCTCATGGTGTATTTTAGACAGCGTTGAAGCATTAGAAATACCAGCAGACCTAAAAGAAGCACTAACGGCACATGCAAATGCCATGAACTTTTTTTTGAGCTTAAGTAAATCTACCAAAAAGGCATTGCTGCAATGGATTGTACTTGCCAAACGAGCAGAAACAAGGGAAAAACGCATACAAGAAGTTGCAACGCTTGCAAGCAAGCAACAAAAACCCAAGCAATTTTGA